In a single window of the Ruminococcus albus 7 = DSM 20455 genome:
- a CDS encoding U32 family peptidase produces the protein MAEILAPCGSVEVLTAALRSGCDAVYLGGEKFSARQNAENFSDSDIEEAVYQCHKRGVKVYRTINTVIFDEQLDDCIKAVKHCAAAGVDGIITQDLALAEIVRRCCPDMHIHASTQMTIHTRRGMEVTKKLGFSRTVLSRELPLDIIRELSALGIETEVFVHGALCMSVSGQCFMSAVVGSRSANRGLCAQACRLPCNAGGRGKDRYDLSLKDLSYCDELKCIVNAGVSSLKIEGRMKRPEYVAMAVDSCKKSLAGEDYDRQTLEAVFSRNGFTDGYLHHKLGGDMFGMRTGEDAAAGAKAMPKIHELYRYEDKRDTISFEIRIKADEAVRLTARDSLGTEVSAEGGYPQQAKSRAVDEAAVIKQISKLGETIYTFGGAECDIDEGLFVSPGELNELRRKVCTEMDNERALKNSAVVPFTKSDITDFEKYKGGGQTIRVSVTNLEQLGAVSPEKVEMCCVPLDLAVRAAEVFPADKLAVMMPRFTFDEDKQLNRLAEAKRVGINHLYATNLAHTEIAKELGMVLHSGFGFNLTNSCALNMAKELGAADAIVSFELKAAQISRLKKPLPIGVYAYGRLPLMLTVNCPISAAAGCKNCIHHITDRTGRDFPVRCSKREGYVEILNSEVLYMADKLGDLRSADILMLDFTDETPAQVRHIIEEYENGGLNGRPDKITRGLYYRGVQ, from the coding sequence ATGGCTGAGATATTAGCACCATGCGGTTCGGTCGAGGTACTTACAGCTGCACTGAGATCGGGCTGTGATGCGGTATACCTTGGAGGAGAGAAGTTTTCTGCAAGACAGAACGCAGAGAATTTCAGTGACTCTGACATTGAAGAAGCGGTATACCAATGCCACAAGAGAGGCGTAAAAGTATACCGTACTATAAACACAGTGATATTCGATGAACAGCTCGACGATTGCATAAAAGCGGTGAAACACTGTGCGGCTGCGGGCGTTGACGGCATCATCACACAGGACCTTGCACTGGCTGAGATAGTACGCAGGTGCTGTCCCGATATGCACATACACGCATCTACCCAGATGACCATACATACCCGCCGCGGAATGGAGGTCACGAAAAAGCTGGGGTTCAGCCGTACTGTGCTTTCAAGGGAACTCCCACTTGATATAATAAGGGAGCTTTCCGCACTTGGTATCGAGACAGAGGTGTTCGTACACGGGGCGCTCTGTATGTCGGTATCGGGTCAGTGCTTCATGAGCGCTGTGGTGGGTTCGAGAAGTGCCAACAGAGGTCTTTGTGCACAGGCTTGCAGACTTCCCTGCAATGCAGGGGGCAGAGGAAAGGACAGGTATGACCTTTCCCTGAAAGACCTTTCCTACTGTGATGAACTTAAATGTATAGTAAACGCAGGCGTAAGCTCGCTGAAAATCGAGGGGCGCATGAAACGCCCCGAATATGTGGCTATGGCAGTTGACAGCTGTAAAAAATCCCTTGCGGGTGAGGACTACGACAGGCAGACACTTGAAGCTGTATTCTCACGAAATGGATTTACCGACGGATATCTGCACCACAAACTGGGTGGGGATATGTTCGGTATGCGCACAGGTGAGGACGCGGCGGCAGGTGCTAAGGCTATGCCTAAGATACACGAGCTTTACCGCTATGAGGACAAGCGCGATACCATCAGTTTTGAGATAAGGATAAAGGCAGATGAAGCTGTCAGGCTGACAGCGCGGGACAGTCTCGGCACGGAGGTCTCTGCGGAGGGCGGATATCCCCAGCAGGCGAAAAGCAGGGCTGTCGATGAAGCCGCAGTCATTAAACAGATTTCAAAGCTTGGCGAAACCATATACACCTTCGGCGGTGCTGAATGTGATATTGACGAGGGTCTTTTCGTCAGCCCCGGTGAACTTAACGAGTTAAGGCGTAAAGTCTGTACGGAGATGGACAACGAGCGTGCGCTGAAAAACAGCGCAGTTGTCCCCTTTACTAAGTCCGATATCACCGACTTTGAGAAATACAAGGGTGGCGGACAGACTATCCGTGTAAGCGTGACTAACCTTGAACAGCTTGGTGCGGTATCTCCCGAAAAAGTGGAAATGTGCTGTGTCCCCCTTGACCTTGCGGTGAGGGCGGCTGAGGTCTTCCCTGCTGATAAACTCGCGGTTATGATGCCGCGCTTCACCTTTGACGAGGATAAACAGCTGAACCGACTTGCAGAAGCAAAGCGCGTGGGTATAAACCACCTGTATGCCACAAACCTTGCCCATACCGAGATAGCCAAAGAACTTGGCATGGTTCTTCACTCGGGATTCGGGTTCAATCTGACGAATTCATGTGCGCTGAATATGGCTAAAGAACTTGGTGCGGCTGATGCAATTGTCAGCTTTGAACTGAAAGCGGCGCAGATATCACGGCTGAAAAAGCCCCTGCCCATAGGTGTATACGCCTACGGCAGACTGCCACTTATGCTGACGGTGAACTGTCCGATATCGGCGGCGGCAGGCTGTAAAAACTGCATACATCATATCACCGACCGCACAGGCAGGGATTTCCCTGTCAGGTGTTCAAAGCGGGAAGGCTATGTGGAGATACTCAACAGCGAGGTGCTTTACATGGCTGACAAGCTTGGCGACCTCCGAAGTGCTGATATACTTATGCTTGATTTTACCGATGAAACTCCCGCACAGGTGAGACACATCATCGAAGAATACGAAAACGGCGGACTTAACGGCAGACCCGATAAGATAACACGCGGTCTGTATTACCGCGGTGTACAATAA
- a CDS encoding cell division protein ZapA, whose protein sequence is MATYKVTIMGRDYNLTSEDNKDYTERLAAALDKRLKDMKARFTSLTVTDCAVLTALDCMDELGQANRNIDNIRTQIKDYVDDAGRARNQAAAAQREIKSLQERVEQLEKELAERTNFSAMNNVGEAVSAEDILRGDIKAAIGENTVTETKPEISDAQRKSIQDSPYMKSFEQAIAAGSSGQGNDK, encoded by the coding sequence ATGGCAACCTACAAAGTCACGATAATGGGAAGGGATTACAACCTGACAAGTGAGGACAACAAGGATTACACAGAAAGACTGGCGGCGGCTCTTGACAAGCGCCTGAAGGATATGAAAGCGCGTTTCACCAGTCTGACAGTAACTGACTGTGCTGTGCTCACAGCCCTCGACTGCATGGACGAACTCGGACAGGCAAACAGGAACATAGACAATATACGCACACAGATAAAGGACTATGTTGACGATGCAGGCAGAGCGAGAAATCAGGCTGCAGCTGCACAGAGAGAGATAAAGTCACTGCAGGAAAGGGTCGAGCAGCTTGAAAAGGAGCTGGCTGAAAGGACTAATTTCAGTGCGATGAACAATGTGGGTGAAGCTGTGAGCGCTGAAGATATCCTCAGGGGGGACATCAAGGCAGCGATAGGCGAGAATACTGTTACAGAAACAAAGCCTGAGATAAGTGACGCGCAGAGGAAATCGATACAGGACAGCCCTTACATGAAAAGCTTTGAGCAAGCTATAGCTGCAGGCAGCAGCGGACAGGGGAACGATAAGTAA
- a CDS encoding GNAT family N-acetyltransferase, producing MEFDELYKNDADGIREMSAMASEIVREHYDPIIGRKQNDYMLAMFQTEDAIKKQLDSGYRYFFVRNSGRNVGFMAFYPKKDSMYLSKFYLYRNERGKGYARSMMGYVKDEAKKQGLGRIELNVNKNNSACRIYEALGLRMIRSEKNDIGSGYFMDDYVYGLDI from the coding sequence ATGGAATTCGATGAGCTTTACAAAAATGATGCTGACGGTATAAGGGAAATGTCAGCTATGGCATCGGAGATAGTCAGGGAGCACTATGACCCGATCATAGGCAGAAAACAGAACGATTATATGTTAGCTATGTTCCAGACGGAGGATGCTATAAAAAAACAGCTTGACAGCGGATACAGATATTTCTTTGTAAGGAACAGCGGCAGGAACGTGGGCTTCATGGCGTTTTACCCGAAGAAAGACAGTATGTATCTCAGTAAGTTCTACCTGTACAGAAATGAGCGCGGCAAGGGCTATGCTCGGAGCATGATGGGATACGTGAAGGATGAAGCAAAGAAGCAGGGGCTCGGAAGGATCGAGCTCAATGTCAATAAAAATAACAGTGCCTGCAGGATATACGAGGCGCTGGGACTTCGTATGATACGGTCGGAAAAGAATGATATCGGAAGTGGATACTTCATGGACGACTATGTATACGGACTTGATATATGA
- a CDS encoding citrate/2-methylcitrate synthase: protein MVNDTARKLLCQQFVKNNTIDPGYYDRYSVKRGLRNADGTGVTAGLTNICNVHGYVVNEGEKMPIEGQLIYRGYNINDLVGNAVKENRFGFEEIVYLLLLGELPNKDELKAFRHMIAENRPLPADFFSDMILKAPSKDIMNKMSRSILALYSYDDNPENRAPEYEMATAISIISKLPYIMTLAYQVKKRTFDNQTMFLHPLDPNHSTAEMILAAIRPDRKFTDDEAKLLDLLMMLHAEHGGGNNSTFACRVLTSSGTDPYSAYSAAIGSLKGPKHGGANIKVSAMQECVKQHVANWDDEGEVADFLTKILKKEAFDQSGLIYGMGHAVYTLSDPRAVILKANAKRMAEGTEFEKEFHLLETIERLTPELFLKIKGSTKAMCANVDMYSGFVYRMLGVPQDLFTPMFAVSRMPGWCAHRFEELVTGKRIIRPAYKAVAKERAYVPINER from the coding sequence ATGGTAAATGATACAGCGAGGAAACTGCTCTGTCAGCAGTTTGTGAAAAACAACACCATAGACCCCGGGTACTATGACAGGTACAGCGTAAAGAGAGGTCTGAGAAATGCCGACGGCACAGGTGTTACTGCGGGTCTTACCAATATTTGCAACGTTCACGGATATGTGGTGAATGAAGGAGAAAAAATGCCGATCGAAGGTCAGCTGATCTATCGCGGCTACAATATAAACGATCTGGTTGGAAATGCCGTTAAGGAAAACCGCTTCGGCTTTGAGGAGATAGTATACCTTCTTCTGCTGGGTGAACTGCCCAATAAGGATGAACTGAAGGCATTCAGGCACATGATAGCGGAGAACCGTCCGCTGCCTGCTGATTTCTTCTCGGATATGATACTCAAGGCACCGTCTAAGGACATAATGAACAAGATGTCACGTTCCATACTGGCGCTTTATTCATATGATGACAATCCCGAGAACCGCGCCCCCGAATATGAAATGGCAACAGCGATATCCATAATATCGAAACTGCCCTACATAATGACACTGGCTTATCAGGTTAAGAAGAGGACATTTGACAATCAGACGATGTTCCTGCATCCTCTTGACCCGAATCACAGCACTGCTGAGATGATACTGGCGGCTATACGTCCCGACAGGAAGTTCACGGACGATGAGGCTAAGCTTCTCGACCTGCTGATGATGCTTCACGCTGAACACGGCGGCGGAAACAACTCCACCTTTGCCTGCCGCGTACTGACATCTTCGGGCACCGATCCTTACTCTGCATACTCCGCTGCTATCGGTTCACTGAAGGGACCCAAACACGGCGGTGCGAACATCAAAGTATCTGCTATGCAGGAGTGTGTAAAGCAGCACGTTGCAAACTGGGACGACGAAGGCGAAGTCGCAGATTTCCTGACAAAGATACTGAAGAAAGAGGCTTTCGATCAGTCGGGTCTTATATACGGTATGGGTCATGCGGTATACACCCTTTCCGATCCCAGAGCTGTGATACTGAAAGCCAATGCAAAGCGCATGGCTGAGGGTACGGAGTTTGAGAAGGAATTCCACCTGCTGGAAACTATCGAGCGCCTTACACCTGAACTGTTCCTGAAGATAAAGGGCAGCACAAAGGCTATGTGTGCGAATGTTGATATGTATTCGGGCTTTGTTTACAGAATGCTGGGTGTACCTCAGGATCTGTTCACACCTATGTTTGCGGTATCGAGAATGCCCGGCTGGTGCGCTCACCGTTTTGAAGAGCTTGTTACCGGCAAGAGGATAATCCGTCCTGCTTACAAGGCTGTGGCTAAGGAAAGAGCTTATGTACCTATAAACGAAAGATGA
- a CDS encoding class I SAM-dependent methyltransferase yields the protein MSNPWEKIGLDDYERHMSLDTVWQLQALDGIMKEQFNAYPAKTAMIFGIAGGNGLGNVCAWDFEKIYGVDINREYLKAVEKRYPQLSGMLECIRADIVTEAEKLPTADMLIADLVVEYIGYEAFVRAVSKVSPRYVSCVIQVNGDEREWVSDSPYIHVFDILEEVHHSIDEKGLAAALGKAGYKEVLHDRVALPNGKTLVRADYVKE from the coding sequence ATGAGTAATCCCTGGGAAAAGATAGGGCTTGATGATTATGAAAGACACATGAGTCTTGACACGGTATGGCAGTTACAGGCGCTTGACGGCATCATGAAAGAACAGTTTAACGCATATCCCGCTAAAACAGCGATGATCTTCGGTATCGCAGGCGGTAACGGGCTCGGCAATGTGTGTGCGTGGGACTTTGAGAAGATATACGGAGTCGATATAAACAGGGAATACCTGAAAGCAGTGGAGAAAAGGTATCCTCAGCTTTCGGGAATGCTGGAATGTATCCGCGCCGACATTGTGACAGAAGCGGAGAAGCTTCCGACGGCAGATATGCTGATAGCTGACCTGGTGGTGGAATACATAGGGTATGAGGCTTTTGTGCGGGCTGTAAGCAAGGTGTCGCCCCGATACGTCTCATGTGTTATACAGGTGAATGGCGATGAAAGGGAGTGGGTATCGGATTCGCCGTATATCCATGTGTTTGACATCCTTGAAGAAGTTCATCACAGCATAGATGAAAAAGGGCTGGCGGCAGCGCTTGGTAAAGCAGGATATAAGGAAGTACTACATGACAGGGTGGCGCTCCCTAATGGCAAAACGCTGGTGAGGGCAGACTATGTTAAGGAATAA
- a CDS encoding TrmH family RNA methyltransferase yields MGRIILADDIESEELAPYRDTAELELKNRGLFVAESPKVIRTALDAGYEAVSLLMDERYISGQAADIVERVGDVPVYSAGKKLLEKITGFKLTQGVLCAMKRKSEDTALPAEVHRVAVLEDIMNQTNMGAIFRSAAALGVDAVLLTDGCSDPLFRRTIRVSMGTVFQVPWKFIGKSDSGYIYRLKKEGFLTAAMALRADTVSIEDEGLKRAEKLAIVLGTEGDGLKASTIEDCDMTIKIPMAHGVDSLNVAAAGAVAFWEMRYRGDRNE; encoded by the coding sequence ATGGGCAGGATAATACTTGCAGACGATATCGAAAGCGAAGAGCTGGCACCTTACAGGGATACTGCAGAGCTTGAGCTGAAAAATCGGGGGCTTTTCGTGGCGGAGAGCCCGAAAGTGATACGCACCGCACTTGATGCAGGATATGAGGCTGTATCGCTGCTTATGGATGAAAGGTACATCTCGGGGCAGGCGGCGGATATCGTTGAAAGAGTCGGGGACGTGCCTGTATATTCGGCAGGAAAAAAGCTGCTGGAAAAGATAACTGGTTTCAAGCTGACACAGGGAGTACTCTGTGCCATGAAGCGAAAAAGCGAAGACACGGCACTTCCTGCAGAGGTACACAGGGTAGCGGTGCTGGAGGATATCATGAATCAGACCAATATGGGTGCTATATTCCGTTCGGCAGCGGCGCTTGGCGTTGATGCCGTGCTTCTGACAGACGGCTGCAGCGATCCTCTGTTCAGGCGGACGATACGTGTCAGCATGGGTACGGTATTTCAGGTGCCTTGGAAGTTCATCGGGAAATCGGACAGCGGATACATATACAGGCTGAAGAAAGAGGGCTTTCTGACGGCGGCTATGGCGCTTAGGGCGGACACTGTCAGCATTGAGGACGAGGGGCTGAAAAGGGCGGAAAAGCTGGCGATAGTCCTTGGCACCGAGGGCGACGGGCTGAAAGCTTCCACCATAGAGGACTGCGATATGACGATAAAGATACCTATGGCACACGGAGTGGATTCGCTGAACGTTGCCGCGGCGGGTGCTGTGGCTTTCTGGGAGATGAGGTACAGGGGTGATAGGAATGAGTAA
- a CDS encoding cellulase family glycosylhydrolase: protein MKAYFKKILSLVTAGIITASALPFVSAQAKDVSSMTAVEIAKDMGLGWNLGNTLEAHDGTNHKKMGLESETFWGNPKASKALFDAVKAKGFRTIRIPVTWYPHADANYNIDTAWMNRVKQVVDWAVDENTYVILNIHHEEWNTPTNANYAAASKELKAFWKQIATEFRDYDRHLIFEGMNEPRNYGGAHEWDGGTDDMRKVINKLDKDFVDTVRSTGGKNKTRCLMIPTYAASSTTVAMRALSIPDDPNVMVSIHAYSPYNFTMNTGSGATSVFGSAQENELKQLFNNINSIFLSNGKAVVIGEFSSSNKNNTDERVKWAKSYATLAKQKGIPIVLWDNNSPKDNYNNGEGHGYINRKTLAWYSTAEPVVDSLVKNYYGSSVSKTDLSKCKAVLSQTKYFYDGTQHKPSVTVTYNGKTLTNGTDYTAAYSGGKAIGTGTVTLTGKGSYTGTVKLTFTVAEKTIGDCKITLSQNSYTYDGNEHKPAVTVTFEGKRLNEGSDYTIAYENCRNIGDAYVTVTGTGSFKGSSKVRYCIDPADLSGYKLGDVNFDSKITVTDVTLTSAQVKAKIFMSESRRRAADINGDGRVNVSDLSLMAAHVKSKKSLPDKNIA, encoded by the coding sequence ATGAAAGCATATTTTAAAAAGATACTTAGCCTTGTAACGGCAGGCATTATAACTGCCTCCGCACTGCCTTTTGTAAGTGCACAGGCTAAGGACGTATCCTCCATGACCGCTGTGGAGATAGCTAAAGATATGGGTCTTGGCTGGAACCTCGGCAATACACTTGAAGCCCATGACGGTACTAACCACAAAAAGATGGGTCTTGAATCCGAGACCTTCTGGGGCAATCCCAAAGCTTCAAAGGCACTTTTTGATGCCGTTAAGGCAAAGGGTTTCAGGACTATACGTATACCCGTCACCTGGTATCCCCATGCAGATGCAAATTACAATATCGACACCGCATGGATGAACAGAGTAAAACAGGTAGTCGATTGGGCTGTGGATGAGAATACATACGTTATACTCAATATCCATCACGAGGAATGGAACACCCCCACCAATGCCAACTACGCAGCTGCTTCAAAGGAGCTGAAAGCTTTCTGGAAACAGATAGCCACCGAGTTCAGGGATTATGACCGTCACCTTATATTTGAGGGCATGAACGAGCCCCGTAATTACGGAGGTGCACATGAGTGGGACGGCGGTACCGATGATATGCGCAAGGTGATAAACAAGCTTGATAAGGATTTCGTGGATACCGTAAGATCAACGGGCGGAAAAAACAAGACACGCTGCCTGATGATACCTACCTATGCCGCAAGCTCCACTACCGTTGCGATGCGTGCACTCAGCATACCCGATGACCCTAATGTCATGGTATCCATACACGCCTATTCACCTTATAATTTCACAATGAATACAGGCAGCGGTGCCACAAGTGTATTCGGCAGCGCTCAGGAAAATGAGCTCAAACAGCTGTTCAATAATATCAACAGTATCTTCCTCTCCAATGGCAAGGCTGTTGTTATAGGTGAGTTCAGTTCTTCAAACAAGAACAATACCGATGAGCGCGTCAAGTGGGCTAAAAGCTATGCAACGCTTGCAAAGCAGAAGGGTATACCGATAGTGCTCTGGGATAATAACTCTCCCAAGGATAATTACAATAACGGTGAAGGTCATGGTTATATAAACAGAAAGACCCTCGCGTGGTACAGCACCGCTGAACCTGTTGTAGATTCTCTGGTCAAGAATTATTACGGCAGTTCTGTTTCAAAGACCGACCTCAGCAAATGCAAGGCTGTCCTTTCACAGACTAAGTACTTCTATGACGGCACTCAGCATAAGCCCTCAGTCACTGTTACCTACAACGGCAAGACCCTGACAAACGGTACCGATTATACCGCAGCTTACAGCGGCGGTAAAGCTATAGGTACGGGTACTGTCACCTTGACGGGCAAGGGCAGCTATACCGGCACTGTAAAGCTGACATTCACAGTCGCTGAAAAGACCATAGGTGATTGCAAGATAACTCTTTCGCAGAATTCATATACATATGACGGCAATGAACACAAGCCTGCCGTTACAGTCACCTTTGAGGGCAAAAGGCTCAATGAGGGCAGCGATTACACTATCGCATACGAAAACTGCAGGAATATAGGTGATGCATACGTCACAGTTACCGGTACAGGCTCATTCAAGGGCTCATCTAAAGTCAGATACTGTATTGATCCTGCCGATCTTTCGGGCTACAAGCTTGGTGATGTCAACTTCGACAGTAAGATAACTGTTACCGATGTCACACTGACCTCAGCACAGGTAAAAGCTAAGATATTCATGTCGGAAAGCCGCCGCAGAGCAGCAGATATCAACGGGGACGGCAGGGTGAATGTTTCGGATCTATCCCTTATGGCAGCCCATGTAAAGTCCAAAAAGAGCCTTCCCGACAAGAATATAGCTTGA
- a CDS encoding vWA domain-containing protein, giving the protein MKKNNIIRKNDITELVFVLDRSGSMAGLEADTVGGFNSLIKEQKKSDGRAFVTTVLFDTDVVYVHDREDISQVKPLTQRDYVPRGCTALLDAVGMTIQHIAGIHKYARPGDVPSKTIFVITTDGMENASREFRYDTVKRLIKKEQEKYGWEFIFLGANIDAAATADSMGIGHASNYKADGRGTKLMYGAVGRAVSCMRESAPLMDDWNAEMEEDAAR; this is encoded by the coding sequence ATGAAAAAGAATAACATCATCAGGAAGAACGATATTACCGAACTGGTATTCGTGCTGGACAGAAGCGGTTCTATGGCAGGGCTGGAGGCGGATACTGTCGGCGGATTCAACTCCCTTATCAAAGAGCAGAAAAAATCAGATGGCAGGGCTTTTGTGACCACTGTGCTGTTTGATACAGACGTTGTATATGTCCATGACCGCGAAGATATCTCGCAGGTAAAGCCCCTCACCCAAAGGGACTATGTGCCCCGCGGCTGTACCGCACTTCTGGATGCTGTGGGCATGACGATACAGCATATCGCAGGTATACACAAATATGCACGTCCCGGGGATGTGCCCTCAAAGACCATATTCGTTATAACCACCGACGGAATGGAAAATGCCAGCCGTGAATTCAGGTACGATACTGTAAAGCGGCTGATAAAAAAGGAGCAGGAAAAGTATGGCTGGGAATTCATATTCCTCGGTGCGAACATAGATGCGGCGGCGACTGCAGACTCTATGGGTATCGGACACGCTTCAAACTACAAAGCCGACGGCAGAGGTACAAAGCTGATGTACGGTGCAGTCGGCAGGGCTGTGAGCTGTATGAGAGAATCGGCACCCCTTATGGATGATTGGAATGCGGAGATGGAAGAGGACGCGGCGAGATAA